The sequence below is a genomic window from Variovorax paradoxus B4.
TCTTGCGCCGGAAGATGATGCTCTTGGCGATCTGCCCGACCCCGATGCCGAGCGCGTCGGCCGCCTGCTGCGCGGTGCGGCAGGCGTCGTCGAGCATGCGCGGCGAATGTGGATGGCCCGCGTCCTGCAGCACGCGCGAGACGCGCTGCACGCCCTCTGGAAGAGAGTGAAGTTCAGCGCCGCACATCACATGCGTCCTTGCTTTGGGGTGAAGCTCATCAACCAGCCCGCTTCGTGCGGATCGCCTTCGACGCCCGCGAATTCGGCTCGCGCCCCAGCGCCTCGCTGATGTACACGCCCGCGTCGATCAGCTTGTCGAGGTCGATGCCGGTCTCGATGCCCATGCCGTGCAGCATGTAGACCACGTCCTCGGTCGCCACGTTGCCGGTCGCGCCCTTGGCGTAGGGACAGCCGCCCAGCCCGGCGGAGGACGACTGGAAGTTCCAGACCCCCAGCTCCAGCGAGGCCAGCGTGTTGACCAGCGCCTGGCCGTAGGTGTCGTGGAAGTGGCCCGAGATGTGGTCCACGCCGAAATGCGCCAGCGCGGCCTCGATGGCGGCCTTCACCTTGCGCGGCGTGCCCACGCCGATGGTGTCGGCCACGTCCACGCGCTGCACGCCGATGTCCTTCATCAGCTTCGCCAGCATGCCCACACGTTCGGGTGCGATCTCGCCTTCGTAGGGGCAGCCGACGGTGCACGACATGGCGCCGCGCACATCGATGCCTTTGTCGAGCGCCGCGGCCACCACGGGTGCGAAGCGCTCGATGCTCTCGGCGATCGAGCAGTTGATGTTCTTCTGGCTGAAGGCTTCGCTCGCGGCGCCGAACACCACGATCTCGTCGGGCCACTCCTCGCGTGGCGCGGCAATGGCGGCCTCGAAGCCCTTCATGTTGGGCGTGAGCACCGAGTAGCGCACGCCGGGCTTGCGTTGGATGCCGTGCATCACCTCGGCGTTGTCGGCCATCTGCGGCACCCACTTGGGGCTCACGAAGCTGGTGACCTCGATCTCCTTCAGGCCCGCGTCCTGCAGGCGGTGCACGAGGCCGATCTTGACTTCGGCGGAGACCGGCTGCTTCTCGTTCTGCAGTCCGTCGCGCGGACCGACGTCGACGATCTTGACTTTGGTGGGGAGTTTCATGAGATGTCTCTTGTGTCGCGGGAGGATGAAAAACCGTCTCCGATTGTCCGACACATGGAAATGCCCTGCTTGGTACACAAGCAGCGGAAGGTAGCAATGCGCGCCTGTGAGGTTGCAAATGGTGCCAGCCGGGCGCTAGGCGGTTTCGCGCTGCTCGAAGTCGCCGGGCACGCCGTCAGTGCCCGCATCGCCTGCATCGACCAGATCGACCGCATCCACGCGCGCGCCGGCCGGCCCCTGGCGCGCCCAACGGATCAACTCTTCCACCGCGACCGCCCCGCCGGCCGCAAGTGCCTCCACGCTGCCGTCGCGGCGGTTGCGCACCCAGCCGCGCACGCCGAGTCGCTTTGCTGCCTGCACCATCGACCAGCGGTAGCCCACGCCCTGCACGCGGCCGCGGATGACGAGGTGGCGGGTGACGGTGGCGTCGTTGTTCATTGTGGCGCGGATCAGTACGACCTGGGCAGCCCGAGCGCCTTCTCGGCGATGAAGTTCAGGATCATCTGCGGGCTGACCGGCGCAATGCGCGGAATGTAGCTCTCGCGCAGCAGCCGCTCGACATGGTATTCCTTCGCATAGCCCATGCCGCCCAGCGTGAGCACGGCGTTCTGGCAGGCGTCGTGCGCCGCCTCGGCCGCCAGGTACTTGGCGGCGTTGGCCTCGATGCCGCAGGGCTCGCCCGCGTCGTACAGCGTGGCGGCCTTGAACACCATCAGGTCGGCCGCCTCCAGGTTGGCCCAGGCGCGCGCCAGAGGGTGCGCCACGCCCTGGTTCTGGCCGATGGGCCGGCCGAACACGACGCGCTCCTGCGCGTACTGCGAAGCGATGCGCAGGGCCGCACGGCCGATGCCGATGGCCTCGGCCGCGATCAATATGCGCTCGGGGTTGAGCCCGTGCAGGATGTATTCGAAGCCGCGCCCCTCCTCGCCGATGCGGTCTTCTTCCGGCACTTCGAGGCCGTCGATGAAGAGCATGTTCGAGTCCACCGCCGCACGGCCGAGCTTGTGGATCTCGCGCACCTCGACCTTGTCGCGGTCCAGCGGCGTGTAGAACAGCGTGAGCCCCTGCGTGGGCTTCTTCACCTGGTCGATCGGCGTGGTGCGCGTGAGGATCAGCATGCGGTCGGCCACCTGCGCGGTCGAGATCCAGATCTTGCGGCCATGCAGCAGGTAGCCGCCGTGCGGCTGGCGCACCGCCTGCGTCTTGAGGCTGGTGGTGTCGAGCCCCGCATCGGGTTCGGTCACGGCGAAGCAGGCCTTCTCGGTGCCGGCGATCAGCGGCGGCAGGAAGCGCTGGCGCTGTGCCTCGCTGCCGAACACCACCACCGGGTTGAGCCCGAAGATGTTCATGTGCACCGACGACGCGCCCGACATGCCCGCGCCCGAGGCGCTGATGGCGCGCATCATCAGCGCGGCCTCGGTGATGCCGAGGCCCGCCCCGCCCTGCGCCTCGGGCATCGCGATGCCGAGCCAGCCGCTGTCGGCCACGGCGCGGTGGAACTCGTGCGGGAACGCGGCGCGGTCGTCGTGGTCGCGCCAGTAGTCGGCGGGGAAGTCTTCGCACAGCCGTTCGATGGCGGCCACCAGCGAGCGCTGGTCTTCGTTGAGGGAGAAGTTCATTCGTCGTTGTCCTTGGGTGGAGCCGGCTGCAGCGTGACGCCGCGTGCGAGCAGGCGGTCGATCTCTGCATCGCGGTAGCCGGCTTCGCGCAGCAGCTCGACGCTCTGCTCGCCGATGCGCGGCGCCATGCGGCGAATGGCCGCGGGCGTGGCGCTGTAGCGGCCGACCGGCGCGAGGGTGCGGATGCGGCCTTCGCTCGGATGGTCGAACTCGGGAAAGAAATCGACGGCGCGCAGGTGCGGGTCGTCGATCAGGCTCTCGGTGCTGTGCAGGCGAGCGACGGGAATGTCGGCCGCCTCCAGCGCAGCCATCCACGCATCGCTGCTGCGCGTGGCCATCACCTCGGCCACGAAGGCATAGACCGCGCCGATGTTCGCCGCGCGCGCCGTGTGGGTGCCGAACATCGGCGAGCTGCGCAGCGCGGGCCGGCCGATCACGTCGAAGAAGGCCTGCCAGTGCTTGTCGTTGTAGATCAGCACGCTCAGGTAGCCGTCGGCCGTGGCGTAGGGCTTGCGGTGCGGCGCGAGCAGGCGCGCATAGCCGGTGGGGCCGAGCGGCGGCTCGAAGCTGTGGCCGCCGAGGTGGTCGCCCATCACGAACTGCGAGAGCGCTTCGAACATCGGCACCTCGACCGCCTGGCCCTTGCCCGTGCGCTGCGCGCTGAGCACGGCGGCGAGCAGCGCGATGGCCGCCTGCAGCCCCACGGCGCGGTCGGCCAGCGTGACGGGCGCGTAGCGCGGCGCGTCGCCGCTTTGCTGCGCGAACAGCGAGGCCACGCCGGCCGCGCCCTGGATCAGGTCGTCGTAGGCGGGCTTCCCGGCATAGGGGCCCTCTTCGCCGTAGCCGAAGGCGCCGAGGTAGACGATCTTCGGGTTGACCGCGGCCACGGCCTCGTAGCCGAGCCCGAGCCGTGCCATCGCCTGGGGGCGCGTGTTGTAGATCAGGGCATCGCAGCCCGCCGCGAGCCGCAGGCAGGCCTCGCGGCCCTCGGGCTGCTTGAGGTCGAGCACGATCGAGCGCTTGTTGCGGTTGAGGTGCAGCGCCATCGCGCCCATGCCGGCGTGACGCATCGGGCCGACGGCGCGCAGGTTGTCGCCGGAGGGCGGCTCGACCTTGACGATGTCGGCGCCGAGGTCGCCGAGCGTCTGCGTGGCATAGGGGCCCATCACCACGGCCGTGAGGTCGAGGATGCGGATGCCTTCCAGAGGACCGGTCGCGCTCATTCGGGTTGGATGCCCGCGGCCTGGATCAGCTTCTTCCACTTGGCCAGTTCCGACACGGTGAACGCCCCGAGTTCTTCCGGCGTGCTGCCGAAGGCATCGAAGCCCAGCTTCGCCACGCGCTCGCGGAAGGCCGTGCCGTTCGCCATCTCCGACAGCACCTTGTTGAGCTTCAGCACGATGTCGCGCGGCGTGCCGGCCGGCGCGAACACGCCGTTCCACGAGGTGATGTCGAAGCCCTTGAGTTCCGGCGTATCGGCCAGCGGCGGCAGTTCCGGAAACAGCTTGGTGCGCTCCTGCGTGGTGACGGCAATCGCGCGCATCTTGCCGGCCTTCACCGTGGCGAGCCCCGCGGCGAGGTCGACCACCATCATCGACACCTGCCCGCCGATCAGGTCGGCAATCGCGGGCGGCGTGCTCTTGTAGGGCACGTGCAGCATCGGCACGCCGCTCATGCGCGAGAGCGTGGCACCGCTCACGATGCCGGTGCTGTTGCCGCTCGCATAGGTCAGCTTGCCCGGATGGGCCCGGCCCCAGGCCAGCAGCTCGGCCACGCTCTTCACCGGCAGGTCGTTGTTGACCACCAGCATGAACGGCAGGTTGCCCATGCGGCTCACGGGCGCGAAGTCCTTCACCGGGTCGTAGGGCAGCGACTTCATCAGGCTCGGATTGGCCGAATGCGTGGTGTTGGTGGTCATGAAGAGCGTGTAGCCGTCGGGCGGCGCCTTGGCCACGAACTCGGCAGCGATCACGCCGTTGGCGCCCGCGCGGTTGTCCACGATGACCGGGGCCTTGAGCGCCTCGCCCAGCATCTGCGCCGTGATGCGCGCCACCGCGTCGGTGCCGCTGCCGGCCGCGAAGGGCACGATCAGCTTGACCGGCTGCTTCGGGTAGCCCTCCTGTGCGAAGGCCCAGGGCGCCGCGCCGGCCAGGCCTGCGGCGGCGCCGATGGAAATGAAACGGCGGCGGCTTGCCACCGCGACCGTTGTTGTCGCGTTCTTCGTCTGCATGTCGTTTGTCTCCGGGTGGTTGTCGTTCAGGGCCGGATCACGCGCTCCGGCGATTCCTCGTACGGCGGGCTGTAGATGACCAGCACGCGCACCGGCTCGTCGCTCACCACCGTGAAGGTGTGCATCGCGTCGGCCGGGAAAAAGCAGCTGTCGCCCGGGTGCAGCTCCTGCCGCTGGCCGCCCACCTCGACGACCGCGCGGCCTTCGAGCATGTAGCAGACCTGCTCGATGCCCGGGTGCGCATGCGGCAGCGCGCCCTTGCCCTTCTGGATGTGGCCGACCAGCACCTCCAGCTGCTTCGCGCCCACGGTCTCGGGACCGATCAGGCGCTTGTTGAGCGTGCCGGTGTGGTTCGCCGGGTGGTAGCCGGCGATGTCGTTTTCGCGGACGAAGTAGCGTGGGGAAGTCATTGTTTTCAACCTTTGTGTTCGATGGCCAGGCAGGCGGAGCGCAGCATGGCCGCCACCTCGTCGATGCGCGGCTCCAGCCGGTAGCGCGGGCCCGCCACCGAAATGGCGTAGGCCTCGCTCCCGATGCGCAACGGCCACGCCAGGCCCACGAGATCGGGAATGCTCTCGCCCAGGTTGCCGTACCAGCCGCGCGCGGGCGAGCGTTCGAGCTCCTGCTCGATGGCGTCGGGCGTGGTCAGCGTGGCGTCGGTCAGCGGTGCCAGCGGAGTGGCTGCCAGCAGCTTGCGGCGCGCCTCGGGCGCGAGCGTGGAGAGCAGCGCGCGGCCCATCGAATTGGCATAGGCCGGACGCGTCTCGCCCGACTCGGCGGAATAGCGAATGCTCTGCGGCGCACTCAGCACTTCCAGGTAGACGACAGTGTTCGGGTCGCGGAACTTGCCGAACAGCACGGTTTCCCGCGCCCCGTCGCGCAGCTCTTCGAGCGCGGGCCGCACGCGGTCGAGCACCGGGTCGTGCGCCGCGATGATCTGCGCCATCGCCAGCAGCCGGCCGGTGGGGTAGTAGCCCTGGCGGCGGCCGGTCTCGTACATGTAGCCCTGCTCCTCGAGCGTGCGGATCAGCCCGAGGCAGCTGGACACCGGCATCTCGAGCAGGCGCGCCATCTCTGACAGCGCCAGCGGCTGCTTCTCCCGGGCAAAGAGCTCGACGATCTCGATCACGCGAAACGCTGTTTTCACAACCATGAAGAAATTTTCGCGTATGTGAAAAACAAAAGCGTCAGGGTTTGCCCCTGGCTGCGCCTCCTTTCAGCGTAATCGCCGGTAACGCATGCCGTTGTCAGTAGTTCGCCATCGGGCAGGCCCGACCCCGGGGCATGAAACTGGGGTCACAGTCAAATTCGGCGGTCGATGGCATGAGTTTCTTAGTACCCCCGGACCGGATCGACCACGCCGCTGACCGGCAGGCCCTGTTCCATCGCGCGGATCTTTCCGGCGATCTGGGCGATGGATTCCTCGCGCAGCGTGCGCGCCGAGCCGTGCGGGGTCACGGTGATCTTCGGATGCCGCCAGAAGGCGTGGTCGGCGGGCAGCGGCTCGACCTGGAACACGTCGAGCGTGGCGCCGGCGAGCTGGCCGGCATCGAGCATTGGGATCAGGTCGTCTTCCACCAGGTGAGCGCCGCGCGCAATGCTGATGAGATAGCCGCCCGGCCGCAGCTTGCCGAGCGTGTTGCGGTTGAGGATGCCGCGCGTGGCCTCGGTCAGCGGCAGCAGGTTGACCAGCACGCGCGTGGACGACAGGAACTCGTCGAACTGCACTTCGCCGCTGAACACCTTCACGCCGTCGATGGCCTTGGGCGAACGGCTCCAGCCCAGCACCGGAAACTCGAACTGCGCGACGGCTTGAGCGACCCGCTCGCCGAGCACGCCCAGGCCCATGATCCCGACCGGAAAATCGCGCCGCAGCTTCGGCTTGCGATAGCTCCAGCGGCCTTCGCGCGCATCGGCCTCGTAGACGTCGAACTCGCGGAAGTGCCGGATCAGCGTGTGGCACACGTACTCGGCCATCTGCACCGACATGCCGGCGTCGTCGAGCCGCACGATGCGCGTGTGCGCCGGGACTTTCAGCTTGAGCAGGGCATCGACGCCCGCGCCGATGTTGAACAGGCCGCGCAGCCCGGGCTGCTCGTCGAGCAGCTGCTGGGGCGGCGCCCACACCACCGCATGGTCGGCCTGGGCGGCGCCCGGCTTCCAGGCCTCGATCTGCGCATCGGGCAGCTCGGCACGGAGGCCTTCGATCCAGGGTTCGGGGCGGTTGTCGGTCAGGGAAACGATGATTTTCATGCACCGGATCTTAGGGGCCCCGGCCCATGGACAGGGTCGACGGCTTGTGCCTCCGGGTGCCTTTCTTCTATGCTCGTGCGCCCCCCAAAGACCTCGACACACCCGGAGACGAAGCATGATCAAAGTCAGCGTGATGTACCCCTACACCGAAGGCGCACGGTTCGACCACGCCTACTACCGCGACAAGCACATGCCGCTGTTGAAGGCGCGCATGGGCGATGCCTGCAAGTCGTACACCATCGACAAGGGGCTGGCGGGCGGCGCGCCCGGCACCCCGCCGACCTACGTCGGCATGTGCCACGTGTTCTGCGACTCGGCCGAGGCGTTCCAGGCGGCGTTCGGCCCGCATGCCAAGGAGATCCTGGGCGACATCAGGAACTACACCGACATCGCGCCCGTCATGCAGATCAGCGAAGTGGTGATTGGTTAAGCCGCCGCCGCAGCCATTCGCAACAGTTCGTCGCCCTCGGCCACCTGCTCGCCTGGCACGAACATCAGTTCTTCCACCGTGCCGTCGGCCGGCGCCGCGATGGTGTGCTCCATCTTCATGGCCTCCATCACCGCGAGCGGCTGGCCGCGGCTGACCTTGTCGCCCGCCCTGACAGCGAAGGACACGACCTTGCCGGGCATCGGCGCCGTGAGGCGGCCGGCTTCGGCGTGGGTATCGCCCGCGTGGGCCAGGCGGTCGATGGCCGTGATCTTCGTGGCGCCCTTCGACGCGAACACATGGGCCGTGGCGCCGTCCAGATGCACGTCCAGCGTCTGCCGCGTGCCGGCGAATTCGACCTCGAACTCACCCGACGGGAACTGACCCACGACCAGCGGACCCTCGACACCACCGGCTTCGAGCCACAGGCTGCCGTCGCGCCTGTAAGTCAGCAGGGCCGTCTGCTCGGCGCCGCGGAACTCGAAGTCGAAGTGGCGCCGGTACTCGCCATGCGAGCGCCAGCCGTCGCGCCGCTCGAACGGATCGGGCAAGCCGGTCGGCCGTTCGGTGATCAGCGTGCGCGTGATGGCGGCGGCCGCGGCCAGCGGCAGGCCCAGCGCCTCGCGGTCGAACAGCACGGCGCGCTCGCGCTCGATCAGCGCGGTGTCGAGGTTGGCCTTGGAGAACGATTCGGTCGCGAGGATGCCGCGCAGGAACTGCACGTTGGTCGACACACCCACGATCTGCACCTGCGCCAGCGCTGCGTCGAGCCGCGCCAGCGCCTCGGCGCGCGTGCTGCCGTGCACGATCAGCTTGGCGATCATCGAGTCGTAGAAGGGCGAGATCTCGCCGCCCTCGCGCACACCGTCGTCGATGCGCACGCGGCTGCGCTGGAACGCGGTGGCCTGGGGCTTGCGGTATACGCGCAGCGTGCCGGTGGCCGGCAGGAAGTTGTTGTCGGGGTTCTCGGCGCAGATGCGCGCCTCGATCGCGTGGCCGTGGATCTGCAGTTCCTGCTGCTTCGCGGGCAGCGTCTCGCCCGAGGCCACGCGCAATTGCCATTCGACGAGGTCGAGCCCGGTGATGGCTTCGGTCACCGGGTGCTCCACCTGCAAGCGCGTGTTCATCTCCATGAAGAAGAAGTTCATCTCGCCGCCTTCGCGCTGCTCGACGATGAACTCCACCGTGCCGGCGCCGACGTAGTTCACGGCGCGCGCCGCGGCCACGGCGGCCTCGCCCATCTGCTTGCGCATCGCCTCGGTCATGCCGGGCGCGGGCGCTTCCTCGAGCACCTTCTGGTGGCGGCGCTGCACCGAACAGTCGCGCTCGAACAGGTACACGCAGTTGCCGTGCGTGTCGCCGAACACCTGGATCTCGATGTGGCGCGGGCGCTGCACGTACTTCTCGATCAGCACCGCGTCGTCGCCGAAGCTGTTGATGGCTTCGCGCTGGCACGACGCCAGCGCAGCGGCAAAATCTTCCGCCTTGTCGACCGCGCGCATGCCCTTGCCGCCGCCGCCCGCGCTGGCCTTGATGAGCACCGGGTAGCCGATGCGGTCGGCCTCGCGCTGCAGCAGCTGCGGGTTCTGGTCGTGGCCGTGATAGCCCGGCACCAGCGGCACGCCGGCCTTTTCCATCAGCTGCTTCGACTCGGCCTTCAGGCCCATCGCCTTGATGGCCGAGGGCGGCGGGCCGATGAAGACCAGGCCCGCGTCGGCGCAGGCCTGCGCGAACTCTTCGTTCTCGCTCAGGAAGCCGTAGCCGGGGTGCACGGCTTCGGCGCCCGTGGCCTTGGCGGCCTCGAGGATCTTTTCCCAGCGCAGGTAGCTGTCCTTGGGCGCGCTGCCGCCGAGGTGCACCGACTCGTCGCAGGCACGCACGTGGTTGGCGTGCGCGTCGGCATCGGAGTACACGGCCACGGTGCGGATCGCCATGCGGCGCGCCGTAGCGGCCACACGGCAAGCGATCTCGCCTCGGTTGGCAATGAGGATCTTCTTAAACATTCGGAGTGTCTCCCGGAGGATTCTTTTTCAGTTGGAATGCAGGCGTGACGCCCGGATCGGGCCGCCCGCTGAAGATGCGGGCCACGCGAGTGAACAGCGCCTTGAGAAAGCGCCAGCTCTTGCGGATGAGCCACACGCTGAGCACCAGCACGAAGACGAACAGCACCAGGAAGACCAGCGGGTGCGCCACCGAGAGCCACAGCCCGGCCGGCACCATCGAGTCTTCGACCAGCGAGGCGCCCACGTTGGAAAACGGTTCGGGCGAAGTGTTGATGGCCGCGCGCGTCGTGGCCTTGGCCGCGTGTGCGGTCGCGGCAAAGCTGCCGCCGAGCAGCGCGGCGACGATGGCCATCGCGCCATGATCGGCGCCGAACACGCTGGCCGCGAGCGCCGCGCCGGCGGGAATGCGGATGGCCGTGTGCACCACGTCCCACAGCGAATCGAGGCCCGGGATCTTGTCGGCGAAGAATTCGATGAACACCATGAAGCCACTGGCCGCGATGACCACCGGATGCGCCAGCAGCTGCAGCCCGCTGGGCAGCGGCACCCAGCCGAAGTAGCCGGCCAGCCCGGTCAGCAGCACGACCAGGTACAGCCGAACGCCGCTGGCCCAGCCGATGGCCGCGGCCAGTGCAAGCAGCTGGGGCATGTCGAGCGCGTTCATGACGTGCGCTCAGCGGCCCAGCCAGGACGGCTTGCGCTTCTGCAGGAAGGCCTGCACGCCTTCGCGGCCTTCGTCGCTGGCGCGAATGTCGGCAATGCCTTCGACGGTCTTGGCGATCAGCGCGTCGTCGATCTCGCGGCCATCCACGTCGGCGATCAGTTGCTTGCAGGCACGCACCGCGGCGGGACTGGCAGCGGTGAGCGCCTTCACGAGTTCGTCGACCTTGGCATCGAGCGCATCGGCCGCGACGACCTCATGCACGAAGCCGATGCGGTGCGCCTCGGCGGCCGTGAAGCGTTCGGCCGTGAGAAAGTAGCGCTGCGATGCGCGCGTGCCCATGGCGCGCAGCACATACGGGCTGATGGTCGCGGGCACGAGGCCGATCTTGACTTCGCTCAGGCAGTACCACGCGGTGTCCACGCTCACCGCCATGTCGCAGGCCGCGACCAGGCCCATGCCGCCCGCATACACATCGCCCTGCACGCGCGCGATGGTGGGCTTGAGGCATTCGGCAATGGTGCGCAGCATGGCGGCCAGCTTGCCCGCGTCGGCGATGTTCTCGCCGCGCGTGTAGTCGGCCATGCGGCGCATCCAGTTGAGATTCGCGCCCGCGCAGAAGGCGGGGCCGTTGGCGCCGAGCACGATGGCCTTGATGTGCGGCGCAGCGCCGGCTTCGGCAAAGGCCTGCGTCAGCTCGGCGATGACCACATCGTCGAAGGCATTGCGCGCATCGGGCTGGTCGAGCCAGATGCGTGCGATGGTGTCCTGGATTTCGAGTTTCAGTTTGGTGAAGGTCATGTCAGTCATCCGTGACGCGGTGCGCGTTTGTTCGGGGCGTGTGCACAGGCCACCGGGTACTCCGTCGGCGGGAGCACGCCCTGGAATGCGATGCCCGTCTCGACTCGATGCGCAAGAAAACTTCGCCATTTGCTACATCCGGAAGATGCCGAACTTCGGCTCGGGAATCGGCGCGTTGCGCGAAGCGGCCAAACCGAGCGCCAGCACCCGCCGCGTATCCGCCGGATCGATGATGCCGTCGTCCCACAGCCGCGCCGTCGCGTAGTACGGGTGGCCCTGGTCTTCGTACTGCTGGCGGATCGGTGCCTTGAAGGCTTCTTCCTCTTCCTTGCTCCAGCTGCCGCCCTTGAGTTCGATGCCGTCGCGCTTCACCGTGGCCAGCACGCTCGCGGCCTGCTCGCCGCCCATCACGCTGATGCGCGCGTTGGGCCACATCCAGAGAAAGCGCGGGCTGTAAGCGCGGCCGCACATGCCGTAGTTGCCGGCGCCGAAGCTGCCGCCGATGATGATGGTGAACTTGGGCACGTTGGCCGTGGCCACGGCCGTCACCATCTTGGCGCCGTGGCGCGCGATGCCCTCGTTCTCGTACTTGCGCCCCACCATGAAGCCGGTGATGTTCTGCAGGAACACCAGCGGGATCTTGCGATGGCAGCACAGCTCGATGAAGTGCGCGCCCTTCTGCGCCGATTCGCTGAACAGGATGCCGTTGTTGGCGATGATGCCCACCGGCATGCCCTCGATCTCGGCGAAGCCGCAGACCAGCGTGGCGCCGAAGCGGGCCTTGAACTCGTGGAACTCGCTGCCATCGACGATGCGGGCGATGATCTCGCGCACGTCGAAGGGCTTGCGCGTGTCGGTCGGGATCACGCCGTAGAGCTCTTCTCGCGGGAACTCGGGTGGGCGCACCGCCGCAGCGGCCTCGGCCGCCGGCTGCGCCGCGGCCTTCGCATTGAGGTTGGCCACGGCCGAACGTGCGAGCGCCAGCGCATGCAGGTCGTTCTGCGCCAGATGGTCCACCACGCCCGAGAGCCGTGTGTGCACGTCGCCGCCGCCCAGGTCCTCGGCCGTCACGACCTCGCCGGTGGCTGCCTTCACGAGCGGCGGGCCGCCCAGGAAGATGGTGCCCTGGTTCTTCACGATGATCGACTCGTCGCTCATCGCCGGCACATAGGCACCGCCCGCCGTGCACGAGCCCATGACCACTGCGATCTGCGCAATGCCCTGGGCGCTCATGTTGGCCTGGTTGTAGAAGATGCGGCCGAAGTGGTCGCGGTCGGGGAACACCTCGTCCTGGTTTGGCAGGTTGGCGCCGCCCGAGTCGACGAGGTAGATGCAGGGCAGGCGGTTCTGCTCGGCGATCTCCTGCGCGCGCAGGTGCTTCTTGACCGTCATCGGGTAGTAGGTGCCGCCCTT
It includes:
- a CDS encoding carboxyl transferase domain-containing protein, encoding MSKLETKLNARSADFQANAAAMRALVDDLHKQFAKVEQGGGEAARAKHTARGKLLPRDRVAELLDPGTPFLEIAPLAAHAMYLDAKGAESAPGAGLIAGIGRVNGVDCMIVCNDATVKGGTYYPMTVKKHLRAQEIAEQNRLPCIYLVDSGGANLPNQDEVFPDRDHFGRIFYNQANMSAQGIAQIAVVMGSCTAGGAYVPAMSDESIIVKNQGTIFLGGPPLVKAATGEVVTAEDLGGGDVHTRLSGVVDHLAQNDLHALALARSAVANLNAKAAAQPAAEAAAAVRPPEFPREELYGVIPTDTRKPFDVREIIARIVDGSEFHEFKARFGATLVCGFAEIEGMPVGIIANNGILFSESAQKGAHFIELCCHRKIPLVFLQNITGFMVGRKYENEGIARHGAKMVTAVATANVPKFTIIIGGSFGAGNYGMCGRAYSPRFLWMWPNARISVMGGEQAASVLATVKRDGIELKGGSWSKEEEEAFKAPIRQQYEDQGHPYYATARLWDDGIIDPADTRRVLALGLAASRNAPIPEPKFGIFRM
- a CDS encoding enoyl-CoA hydratase/isomerase family protein, which produces MTFTKLKLEIQDTIARIWLDQPDARNAFDDVVIAELTQAFAEAGAAPHIKAIVLGANGPAFCAGANLNWMRRMADYTRGENIADAGKLAAMLRTIAECLKPTIARVQGDVYAGGMGLVAACDMAVSVDTAWYCLSEVKIGLVPATISPYVLRAMGTRASQRYFLTAERFTAAEAHRIGFVHEVVAADALDAKVDELVKALTAASPAAVRACKQLIADVDGREIDDALIAKTVEGIADIRASDEGREGVQAFLQKRKPSWLGR
- a CDS encoding acetyl/propionyl/methylcrotonyl-CoA carboxylase subunit alpha; the encoded protein is MFKKILIANRGEIACRVAATARRMAIRTVAVYSDADAHANHVRACDESVHLGGSAPKDSYLRWEKILEAAKATGAEAVHPGYGFLSENEEFAQACADAGLVFIGPPPSAIKAMGLKAESKQLMEKAGVPLVPGYHGHDQNPQLLQREADRIGYPVLIKASAGGGGKGMRAVDKAEDFAAALASCQREAINSFGDDAVLIEKYVQRPRHIEIQVFGDTHGNCVYLFERDCSVQRRHQKVLEEAPAPGMTEAMRKQMGEAAVAAARAVNYVGAGTVEFIVEQREGGEMNFFFMEMNTRLQVEHPVTEAITGLDLVEWQLRVASGETLPAKQQELQIHGHAIEARICAENPDNNFLPATGTLRVYRKPQATAFQRSRVRIDDGVREGGEISPFYDSMIAKLIVHGSTRAEALARLDAALAQVQIVGVSTNVQFLRGILATESFSKANLDTALIERERAVLFDREALGLPLAAAAAITRTLITERPTGLPDPFERRDGWRSHGEYRRHFDFEFRGAEQTALLTYRRDGSLWLEAGGVEGPLVVGQFPSGEFEVEFAGTRQTLDVHLDGATAHVFASKGATKITAIDRLAHAGDTHAEAGRLTAPMPGKVVSFAVRAGDKVSRGQPLAVMEAMKMEHTIAAPADGTVEELMFVPGEQVAEGDELLRMAAAAA
- a CDS encoding DUF4126 domain-containing protein produces the protein MNALDMPQLLALAAAIGWASGVRLYLVVLLTGLAGYFGWVPLPSGLQLLAHPVVIAASGFMVFIEFFADKIPGLDSLWDVVHTAIRIPAGAALAASVFGADHGAMAIVAALLGGSFAATAHAAKATTRAAINTSPEPFSNVGASLVEDSMVPAGLWLSVAHPLVFLVLFVFVLVLSVWLIRKSWRFLKALFTRVARIFSGRPDPGVTPAFQLKKNPPGDTPNV